A region from the Aquimarina sp. ERC-38 genome encodes:
- a CDS encoding T9SS type A sorting domain-containing protein: MKKHILKPLLLSLTLLIVNFTFAQVDANFNTDGDLEGFTTGGPGVTGTVTGGFFNLGTGTGNNAQLRRSRTSVGDPATFTEIVIDVINNSNANEVVVQTLAGGTTTIVARQNISAADTSEQSYIISIPSSEATWVGTFQFRLRFVFDGGGMLDGNTIQINRIQIVEPTTLNVPSKTLEGVAVYPNPFTNYINITSPIGSNVSIYNLLGVKVKTIQNSDITKNLSVSDLGSGIYFVEVVNEGKVYKTKMIKS; the protein is encoded by the coding sequence ATGAAAAAACATATACTTAAACCCCTTCTTCTGTCTTTAACCCTACTTATAGTTAATTTTACCTTTGCTCAGGTCGATGCTAATTTTAACACAGACGGTGACCTGGAAGGTTTTACGACCGGCGGTCCCGGAGTAACCGGTACGGTAACCGGTGGTTTCTTTAATTTAGGTACAGGAACCGGAAATAACGCCCAATTAAGACGAAGCAGAACTTCTGTAGGAGATCCTGCTACGTTTACAGAGATTGTTATAGATGTTATTAATAATTCAAATGCTAATGAGGTTGTAGTTCAAACTTTAGCAGGTGGTACAACTACAATTGTAGCCAGACAAAATATAAGTGCTGCGGATACTTCTGAACAATCCTATATCATAAGCATTCCTTCATCAGAAGCCACGTGGGTAGGAACCTTTCAGTTCAGGCTTCGGTTTGTTTTTGACGGAGGGGGCATGTTAGACGGAAATACTATTCAAATTAATCGAATACAAATTGTAGAGCCAACTACTCTTAATGTACCAAGTAAGACGTTAGAAGGAGTTGCAGTATATCCTAATCCCTTTACTAACTACATTAATATCACTAGTCCGATAGGCAGTAATGTTAGTATCTATAACCTTTTGGGTGTAAAAGTAAAAACTATTCAAAATTCAGATATTACAAAAAACCTATCCGTATCAGATTTAGGAAGTGGTATTTATTTTGTAGAAGTAGTAAATGAAGGTAAGGTTTATAAAACTAAAATGATAAAGAGTTAA
- a CDS encoding hybrid sensor histidine kinase/response regulator transcription factor yields the protein MLTVNKYLFTLFYLISLCLYSQEKFLEVKKNLTISDGLAHNGVTSILEDFRGFIWFGTYDGLNQYDGYGFKVFKNTVDKNVLVSNRVRCMAEDDQQNIWIGTDQGISIYNYQKQKFTNVYSNKLKKSGTTGPIIRKIIYHKEKQLLVCTTEKRGVLLFNQNQALIGNYRPPESELGENIITFDIVTLDNANYLLTTSVGLFIFNVESKTYKKILSDSIPYSKAIAKINDHSFGVLLENGIAIIEAKQNGSTFSFVFKQTKLEAFRFHSLHIDPLNNMWLGTLNDGLIYIDNIDLFLGDKAYKTSYFKPDTGVLRSSSIQVTSTGVCWYSTFNKGIFTFDVNQNPFKNYQLGLENGLGPHAGIVTNIAPLDSSQVYLVANLEGIALYDTNKELFNPLPFAISKTDAKNTEDVYVDSNKNVWLTIKNKGLYQVKAGSKTLQKIKADHIPKFDMITPRSFSEDTDGNIWIGGLYDVYKITMNTDNTVANIESLNANVFFKDNKLSLVRCVYVDPLYDFLWFGSDSNGLFRIKLEANVAVNKLKIDQFTQTIDDKYSLSSDFITSVVRLPNKELWVGTEGGGICRVKNSTGTPKFEIFSEKQGLSNNVVKSLQSDDNANLWISTNIGLNKFDLANRSFRKFGINDGLPFEDFWFISAKLKNGYYIFSGLDGICYFNPENISNTESLPRLAFGEFKIFNKSVTPGDKISNRVLFDTTLDQVDELQLKYNENVFSVELKSLHFSNPDNHSLKYRLLPVNEKWIQVPSDEQNIYYNGLPPGQYTLQVKASNSLGEWTKPKILSIIISPPFWKTWQAYLLYGLGALLLLFIVIKIILRIQKLNYNLQLEQVEIDTITRSNEEKLRFFSNISHELKTPLTLIKGPVDNLSDKFGYIPDINEKLQLIRRQSKKIGQLVDQTHDFQKANANLLKMNYTRFHFNAFIEELIMDFRFMAKNDQKQLEVISHHPDIIVSADQDKLEKVFNNLLNNAFKYTKANDAITIELESHGKDLIVKVKDTGNGIDQKDLVHIFERFYQSHKQHNKHINGSGIGLAFAKRLVEMHYGYIYAKSELHKGTTFFVRLPVVKKKEAKDEDLIQKTILTAEDEFTFEEQMIKEDDLSKIVIDSEFSEILIFFVEDNSDMRMYISEALSKFFKVKTFSNGKECLDEMDQMWPDIVISDVQMPVLNGLDLCKSIKSDIKTSHIPVILLTALADIENQIQGIRDGADDYIRKPFNIEHLITRIEALLRNRQQLRKRFQIGIPLTKENNINNRNDNAFLEKLYNLIEDNLDNQNLNLDDFIKELYMNRTHFYQKVKALTDLTPFEVLKKYRLKKAADLLVQQNKLSVNEVYVMTGFKSRTHFSKLFKEHYNVTPGKYAKSQTEKYG from the coding sequence ATGCTTACTGTAAATAAATACCTATTTACCCTATTTTATCTTATCTCTTTATGTCTGTATAGCCAGGAAAAATTTTTAGAAGTAAAGAAAAACCTTACGATCTCTGATGGTTTAGCGCATAACGGAGTTACTTCAATACTAGAAGATTTCAGGGGATTTATCTGGTTTGGGACGTATGACGGACTAAATCAATACGATGGGTATGGTTTTAAAGTATTTAAAAATACCGTTGATAAAAATGTACTGGTAAGCAACAGGGTAAGATGCATGGCTGAAGATGATCAGCAAAATATCTGGATTGGGACGGATCAGGGTATTTCGATTTATAACTATCAAAAGCAAAAATTTACCAATGTATATTCAAACAAACTAAAAAAATCAGGTACTACGGGACCGATCATCCGTAAAATTATATACCATAAAGAGAAGCAATTACTCGTATGTACCACAGAAAAAAGAGGCGTTCTCTTATTTAATCAAAATCAAGCTCTTATCGGTAATTACCGACCTCCCGAAAGCGAATTAGGAGAGAACATTATTACATTTGACATTGTGACATTAGATAATGCTAATTACCTGCTCACTACTTCCGTAGGTCTGTTTATATTTAATGTAGAATCAAAAACGTATAAAAAGATTCTAAGTGATTCTATACCTTACTCCAAGGCAATTGCTAAAATTAATGATCATTCTTTTGGAGTACTTCTGGAGAACGGTATTGCTATTATTGAGGCTAAGCAAAATGGAAGTACATTTTCCTTTGTTTTTAAACAAACAAAATTAGAAGCATTTAGGTTTCATTCGTTACATATAGACCCTTTAAACAATATGTGGCTTGGAACCTTAAACGATGGTTTAATCTATATTGATAATATTGATTTATTTCTAGGAGATAAAGCCTACAAAACTTCCTACTTTAAACCGGATACTGGGGTATTAAGATCAAGTTCAATTCAGGTTACAAGTACAGGAGTTTGTTGGTACAGCACCTTTAACAAAGGTATATTTACCTTTGATGTAAACCAAAATCCGTTTAAAAATTATCAACTGGGATTAGAAAACGGACTGGGACCGCATGCAGGTATTGTCACCAATATAGCACCTCTTGACAGTAGTCAGGTGTATCTGGTTGCAAACCTGGAAGGAATTGCTTTATACGATACCAATAAGGAATTATTTAATCCGCTACCCTTTGCAATATCTAAAACTGATGCTAAAAATACGGAAGACGTATATGTAGACTCTAATAAAAATGTATGGCTAACTATTAAAAACAAAGGACTCTACCAGGTAAAGGCAGGTTCAAAAACACTTCAGAAGATTAAAGCTGATCATATACCCAAATTTGATATGATAACGCCAAGGTCATTTAGTGAAGATACTGACGGTAATATTTGGATTGGTGGTCTTTACGATGTGTATAAAATTACTATGAATACGGATAATACCGTAGCTAACATAGAATCTCTAAACGCTAATGTTTTCTTTAAGGATAACAAACTTTCCCTAGTTCGATGTGTATACGTAGATCCTTTGTATGATTTCTTATGGTTCGGATCGGATTCTAATGGTTTGTTCAGGATAAAACTAGAGGCAAATGTTGCAGTAAACAAACTTAAAATTGATCAATTTACACAAACTATTGATGACAAATATTCATTATCAAGTGATTTTATCACCTCCGTAGTTCGATTACCAAATAAAGAATTATGGGTGGGTACGGAAGGTGGTGGTATATGTCGTGTAAAGAACAGTACGGGTACCCCAAAATTCGAAATCTTTTCAGAAAAACAAGGCTTATCGAATAATGTAGTCAAAAGTTTACAATCAGACGATAATGCTAATTTATGGATCTCCACCAATATTGGCTTAAATAAATTTGATCTTGCGAACCGGAGTTTTAGAAAATTTGGTATTAATGACGGATTACCCTTTGAGGACTTCTGGTTTATATCAGCTAAACTTAAAAACGGATATTATATCTTCTCAGGACTGGATGGCATTTGCTACTTTAATCCGGAAAATATTAGCAATACGGAATCCCTACCCCGATTAGCCTTTGGCGAATTTAAAATTTTTAATAAATCCGTAACTCCCGGTGATAAAATCTCCAATCGGGTTTTATTTGACACAACATTAGATCAGGTAGATGAACTACAATTAAAATATAACGAGAATGTTTTTTCTGTTGAACTAAAATCTTTACATTTTTCTAATCCTGATAACCACAGCTTAAAATACCGGTTATTACCGGTAAATGAAAAATGGATTCAAGTACCATCTGATGAGCAAAACATATATTATAACGGACTGCCCCCCGGACAATATACGCTACAAGTAAAAGCCTCTAATTCATTAGGAGAATGGACAAAACCTAAAATTCTATCCATCATAATCTCCCCTCCGTTCTGGAAAACATGGCAAGCCTATCTATTGTATGGCTTAGGCGCTTTACTACTATTATTTATAGTTATTAAAATTATACTTAGAATCCAGAAATTAAATTATAATCTACAGCTTGAACAGGTAGAGATTGATACTATTACCCGGTCTAATGAAGAAAAGCTTCGGTTTTTTTCTAATATTTCTCATGAATTAAAAACACCGCTAACCCTTATTAAAGGACCGGTAGATAATTTATCCGATAAGTTCGGGTATATCCCGGATATTAATGAAAAATTGCAACTTATCAGAAGACAGTCCAAAAAAATAGGACAACTGGTTGACCAGACGCATGACTTTCAAAAAGCAAATGCAAACCTGTTAAAAATGAATTATACGCGTTTTCATTTTAACGCATTTATAGAAGAGCTGATTATGGACTTCAGGTTCATGGCAAAAAATGATCAGAAACAATTAGAAGTCATCAGTCATCATCCGGATATTATCGTTTCTGCAGATCAGGATAAATTAGAAAAGGTATTCAACAATTTACTTAACAACGCTTTTAAATATACAAAAGCAAACGATGCTATCACTATTGAACTGGAGAGCCATGGAAAAGACCTTATTGTAAAAGTAAAAGATACCGGCAATGGGATAGATCAGAAAGATCTAGTTCATATTTTTGAGAGGTTTTATCAGTCGCATAAACAGCATAACAAGCATATTAACGGTTCGGGGATAGGATTGGCTTTTGCCAAACGATTAGTTGAAATGCACTACGGTTATATTTATGCAAAAAGTGAATTGCATAAAGGTACTACGTTCTTTGTCAGGCTTCCCGTGGTGAAAAAGAAAGAAGCTAAAGATGAAGATCTCATTCAAAAAACCATATTAACCGCTGAAGATGAATTTACCTTTGAAGAACAAATGATAAAAGAAGATGACTTGTCTAAAATTGTAATTGACAGTGAATTTTCTGAAATACTTATCTTTTTTGTTGAAGATAATTCAGATATGCGTATGTATATTTCTGAAGCTTTATCTAAATTCTTTAAAGTAAAAACATTCAGTAACGGAAAAGAATGCCTGGATGAAATGGATCAAATGTGGCCGGATATTGTAATAAGTGATGTACAAATGCCCGTATTGAACGGTCTAGACCTGTGTAAAAGTATAAAATCAGATATTAAAACCAGTCATATTCCGGTTATTTTACTTACCGCTCTTGCCGATATCGAAAATCAGATACAAGGTATCAGGGACGGAGCGGATGACTACATTAGAAAACCTTTTAATATTGAGCATTTAATTACCAGGATAGAAGCCTTACTCCGTAACAGGCAACAATTAAGAAAGCGTTTTCAGATAGGTATCCCCCTTACCAAAGAAAATAATATCAACAATCGAAACGATAATGCTTTTCTTGAAAAATTATACAACCTAATAGAAGACAACCTGGATAATCAAAACCTTAACCTGGACGATTTTATTAAAGAATTGTATATGAACAGAACTCATTTTTACCAAAAAGTAAAAGCATTAACCGACCTTACACCTTTTGAAGTCCTAAAAAAATACCGTTTGAAAAAAGCTGCGGATTTATTAGTGCAACAAAACAAACTTTCTGTAAACGAAGTATATGTGATGACAGGGTTTAAAAGCAGGACTCATTTCAGCAAACTCTTTAAAGAACATTATAACGTAACCCCCGGCAAGTATGCTAAATCGCAAACTGAAAAATACGGCTAA
- a CDS encoding right-handed parallel beta-helix repeat-containing protein, translated as MTFRTYTVILFFTFLTTNFYSNITTEKNEVTEVVFTTEISEDATPSVLAKILENKALTSIKFEKGTYHFYPDKGFEKFVFLSNHGDLLTTTPFPLDDFKNLTIDGQGSSFIFHGVMLPFLIENSANITVKNVTIDWSEAFHSEGLIVANNKEENSFDMQISDEYPYEIRNEQIYFIKPYYEHELGQSILYDTKRKGIAFNTEAATQITSKGKIPKTNRNHTDKITYKYAYDKRAPEYKNLGAEYIIKVKQLKPGLVRVFGHRKELPPVGEILTMKGAQGFNRVSPAFSVKHTTGFKGTNVTIHHAGGMGIIAENSSDLILDNFNVTPSKGRMVSTTADATHFVGCRGKVVLKNSKFTNQLDDALNVHGTYQSIVDILSENSIGVRMEHHQQLGFKIGNKKDTLGFVRLSNSFFAYDKATIKNIQYINQRYQIITLNEELPKDLKIGDLIENLDAYPDVLVQNCIISNNRARGLLISNPKKTVIENNFFSTEMEAILIPVESGHWFESGNAANVIIRNNIFQDNQHSGFNRGVIRFATDDDNKNIAFRNIEISNNTFNQFDNLILEITNTDGLLFKENTITNSGTFPQLHPQNAAIHINASQNIKFEKNTYSGKATEMIKSDKNVPTIQFQ; from the coding sequence ATGACTTTTAGAACCTATACTGTAATTCTTTTTTTTACATTCCTAACCACAAACTTTTATTCTAATATAACTACTGAAAAGAATGAAGTCACAGAAGTGGTATTTACAACTGAAATTAGTGAAGATGCCACCCCTAGTGTTCTTGCTAAAATTTTAGAAAATAAAGCGTTAACATCTATAAAATTTGAAAAGGGAACGTACCACTTTTATCCGGACAAAGGTTTTGAAAAATTTGTTTTTTTATCTAATCACGGAGATTTATTAACTACTACCCCTTTCCCCCTGGATGACTTTAAAAACCTAACTATAGATGGGCAAGGTTCTTCCTTTATTTTTCATGGAGTAATGCTACCTTTTTTAATTGAGAATAGCGCAAACATTACGGTTAAAAATGTTACTATAGATTGGAGCGAAGCTTTTCATAGTGAAGGGTTAATTGTTGCAAATAACAAAGAAGAAAACTCGTTTGACATGCAAATTTCGGATGAATATCCGTATGAAATCAGAAATGAGCAGATTTATTTTATTAAACCTTATTATGAACATGAGTTAGGACAATCCATTTTATATGACACTAAAAGAAAAGGGATTGCTTTTAATACAGAAGCTGCAACTCAAATAACTTCAAAAGGTAAGATTCCTAAAACAAATAGAAACCATACAGATAAGATCACCTATAAATATGCATACGATAAACGTGCACCGGAGTATAAAAACCTGGGTGCTGAATATATTATAAAAGTCAAACAGTTAAAACCTGGTTTGGTACGTGTTTTTGGACATAGAAAAGAACTGCCCCCGGTTGGTGAAATATTAACTATGAAAGGTGCACAAGGCTTTAACCGGGTTTCCCCTGCCTTTAGTGTAAAACATACTACTGGTTTTAAGGGAACAAATGTAACGATTCACCATGCAGGCGGTATGGGAATTATTGCTGAGAATTCTTCGGATTTAATTCTGGACAATTTTAACGTTACCCCTTCTAAGGGAAGGATGGTCTCAACTACAGCAGATGCCACTCATTTTGTAGGATGTCGGGGAAAAGTAGTCCTGAAGAACAGTAAATTTACAAACCAACTAGATGATGCCCTAAATGTACACGGGACGTATCAAAGTATTGTAGATATCTTATCTGAAAATTCTATCGGTGTGCGCATGGAACATCATCAACAATTAGGGTTTAAAATAGGAAATAAAAAAGACACCTTGGGTTTTGTAAGATTAAGCAACTCTTTTTTCGCCTACGATAAAGCCACTATAAAAAACATTCAATATATCAATCAACGCTATCAAATTATTACTTTAAATGAAGAGTTGCCTAAGGATTTAAAAATTGGTGATTTGATAGAAAATCTCGATGCTTATCCGGATGTATTAGTTCAAAACTGTATAATTTCTAATAATAGGGCCAGGGGTCTATTGATTTCAAATCCTAAAAAAACGGTGATAGAAAATAATTTTTTTAGCACGGAGATGGAGGCCATTCTCATTCCGGTAGAAAGCGGGCATTGGTTCGAATCCGGAAACGCAGCTAATGTTATTATAAGAAATAATATATTTCAGGATAATCAACATAGTGGTTTTAACCGGGGGGTAATTCGCTTTGCCACGGACGATGATAATAAAAATATTGCTTTTAGAAACATAGAAATATCAAACAACACCTTTAATCAATTTGATAATTTAATTTTGGAAATTACGAATACAGATGGTCTGCTTTTCAAGGAAAATACGATAACCAATTCAGGGACTTTTCCACAATTACATCCTCAGAATGCAGCAATACATATTAATGCATCGCAAAATATAAAATTTGAGAAAAATACCTATTCCGGTAAAGCAACGGAAATGATCAAGTCTGATAAGAATGTACCTACCATACAATTTCAGTAG
- a CDS encoding glycoside hydrolase family 2 TIM barrel-domain containing protein has protein sequence MKFYILGMISLLCFNLSSQPEVKQHIRITENFNKNWKFQLADSIGFKEPEFDDTNWRILDVPHDWSREFDFDQKNSGRNAWLPGGIAWYRKEFTLPESYRDKHIEIQFDGVYRHAQIYVNGEHVGNQYDGYTSFYYDISLFLKFDEPNHIAVRVDNSVQPNSRWYTGSGIYRNTWLRVTDELHIRNWGTSITTPKITKEEATVAIETTVENYKGNVDFELETVIYNAEGLKVGATSSQVHAGLLKNYQVDQQIIISSPELWSDETPVLYTALSKIIVGGKVVDDYTSVFGIRTIEFDAEKGFFLNGKNKKLKGLCIHHDAGVLGAAVPVEVWKRRLQNLKDIGCNAIRTAHNPASPELMDVFDEMGFLVMDEFVDKWYDNESRAKKGGNFFNPNGFGDPNFYLEWKENYRRTIFRDRNHPSVIMWSVGNENHSPDDARQSFGLKKYTNFVRTLDPTRPVISGMERGKDKNPAEKVDDIIKTTKYMDLVALNYGEQWNEAIAERNPGKAYVSTESYIYFSSSEEKRFSNIEKLPWFDVLENDHNIGAFLWTGIDYLGESRKFPKLGTDTGLLDIAGFRKERSYLYQAFWTDTPMVRIAVYEGDTNDFSTSGKWYWPPINETWNLEQGKPYDLVTYTNCESVDLYVNGKKIGNKKLADVPNWIMKWRKVNYQPGIVKAVGIINGKEVCKFEIKTHNKPKKINFKIVEEEISTNDIVQIELCILDKKGVLVNNQETELNIQLLGDGKILGISNGNISDTTRFTNTTSIKTKKGRCLIVLKTGHKKGKLQLTAQSEKLKNSIEIKVN, from the coding sequence ATGAAATTCTACATTCTAGGAATGATCAGTTTACTCTGTTTTAACTTGTCTTCACAACCAGAAGTCAAGCAACATATCAGAATAACAGAAAATTTTAATAAAAACTGGAAATTTCAGTTAGCCGATAGTATAGGTTTTAAAGAACCTGAGTTTGATGATACAAATTGGAGAATACTGGATGTACCTCACGATTGGAGTAGGGAATTTGATTTTGATCAGAAAAATTCCGGGCGAAATGCCTGGTTACCCGGAGGGATCGCTTGGTACCGTAAAGAATTTACCCTTCCTGAAAGCTACAGGGATAAACATATAGAAATTCAGTTTGACGGGGTTTACCGGCATGCTCAAATTTATGTAAATGGCGAACATGTAGGAAATCAATACGATGGATATACCAGTTTTTATTATGACATTTCGTTATTCTTAAAATTTGATGAACCTAATCATATTGCGGTAAGAGTAGATAATTCCGTACAGCCTAATTCCAGGTGGTATACTGGTTCAGGTATTTATAGAAACACATGGTTAAGGGTTACTGATGAACTCCACATCCGTAATTGGGGTACTTCTATTACTACTCCTAAAATTACAAAGGAAGAAGCTACGGTAGCTATTGAAACCACCGTAGAAAATTATAAGGGAAACGTAGATTTTGAGTTAGAAACCGTAATTTATAATGCTGAGGGTTTAAAAGTAGGAGCTACTTCTTCACAAGTACATGCCGGACTATTAAAGAATTATCAAGTTGATCAGCAAATTATCATCTCGTCTCCTGAATTATGGAGTGATGAAACCCCGGTTTTGTATACAGCACTATCCAAAATAATTGTGGGTGGTAAAGTAGTCGATGACTATACATCTGTTTTTGGAATCAGGACTATTGAATTTGATGCCGAAAAGGGTTTCTTCCTAAATGGTAAAAACAAAAAACTAAAAGGCCTGTGCATACATCATGACGCCGGGGTACTGGGTGCTGCGGTTCCTGTCGAAGTATGGAAAAGACGCTTACAAAACCTAAAGGATATTGGCTGTAATGCGATTAGAACTGCGCACAACCCTGCTTCCCCCGAACTTATGGATGTATTTGATGAAATGGGTTTTCTGGTGATGGATGAATTTGTAGATAAGTGGTATGATAATGAGTCCAGAGCAAAGAAAGGTGGTAACTTTTTTAATCCTAATGGGTTTGGGGATCCTAATTTTTATTTGGAATGGAAAGAAAATTATCGGCGAACCATTTTTAGGGATAGAAACCACCCCAGTGTCATTATGTGGAGTGTAGGTAATGAAAATCATAGCCCGGATGATGCCAGGCAAAGTTTCGGACTAAAAAAATATACCAACTTCGTAAGAACCCTTGACCCCACCCGGCCGGTTATCTCCGGAATGGAAAGAGGTAAAGATAAAAATCCAGCGGAAAAGGTTGACGATATTATTAAAACTACCAAATACATGGATCTGGTTGCCTTAAATTATGGAGAACAATGGAATGAAGCCATTGCAGAACGTAATCCGGGCAAAGCGTATGTAAGTACTGAAAGTTATATCTATTTTAGTAGTTCTGAAGAAAAACGCTTTTCAAATATAGAAAAGTTACCCTGGTTTGATGTGCTGGAAAATGACCATAATATCGGGGCTTTTTTATGGACGGGTATTGATTATCTGGGAGAGTCCAGAAAATTTCCTAAACTAGGTACGGATACTGGTCTGCTTGATATTGCGGGTTTCAGAAAAGAAAGATCGTACTTATACCAGGCATTTTGGACAGATACACCCATGGTAAGGATTGCGGTATATGAAGGAGACACAAATGACTTTTCTACTTCCGGTAAATGGTACTGGCCTCCCATAAATGAAACCTGGAACCTTGAACAAGGCAAACCTTATGACCTGGTCACCTATACCAATTGCGAATCTGTGGACTTATACGTAAACGGAAAAAAGATAGGAAATAAAAAACTGGCAGATGTGCCTAACTGGATTATGAAATGGCGAAAAGTAAATTATCAACCAGGCATTGTAAAGGCAGTAGGTATTATCAACGGAAAAGAGGTTTGTAAATTTGAAATAAAAACACATAATAAACCCAAAAAGATTAATTTTAAAATAGTCGAGGAAGAAATTTCTACCAACGATATTGTCCAAATAGAACTTTGTATTCTGGATAAAAAAGGTGTTTTAGTAAATAATCAGGAAACAGAATTGAATATTCAACTCCTGGGGGATGGTAAAATTCTTGGAATCTCAAATGGAAATATTAGCGATACTACTAGATTTACCAACACTACTTCTATAAAAACTAAGAAAGGCAGGTGTCTCATCGTTTTAAAAACCGGTCATAAAAAAGGAAAATTACAATTAACGGCACAATCTGAGAAACTTAAAAATTCTATAGAAATTAAGGTAAACTAA